TTTATACTGAAGACGCGATTTGGGAAGGTGTTGGAGATTACTATAAAGATCAGTTCGGTCGATGTGCCGGAAAGGTAGCCCTCCGTGCCCATTTCCAATCCTTCTGGAAAGACGAAGAAGAAAGCGGACTTTTACTGAACGTCCATTACCTGACCTCTGAACAGATTCACGTCGATGGCGACGAGGCTGAGGGGCAGTGGGTTCATTGTCAGCCCTGGATTTTTCGCGATGGTCGGTCATTGCTTCGTTCGAGCCGGTTGAACAATCTGTTCCGCCGAGAAGATGGCGTATGGAAAATCAGCCGAACCAGAACGGAAAATGTTTTCATCGCACCGCTTTCTTCAGGATGGGCAACCAGTATTCCTACGAAATCGGTTCTTATGGACACCTGACTGATTATTTAACTCTCGGTCAAGGAGCTGAACTGACATGAGGAAATAGATTCGCTTTCGTTCAACCACATGGAAGTTTTTCTCTTCGTTACAGATATCATAACATTTTTTTCTCCAACGGACCGCTTAAGAAAGGATAACGCTATGACAAAGACCCCACTCAATATCCTCCATGTTAGTTCGAGCCCACAACCTCAACGGTCGGGTCAGCAGTTTGGCGGCTCCCACTCCCGTGAGCTTACGGGGCATTTTCTCGACCGTTGGCGCCAAACCAGACCAGATGATCTTGTTGTTGAGCGCGATGTCGGGACGAATCCACCCGCCGCCGTCACCCGAAACTGGCTGAGAGGGTCGTTTTCCGATCCTGCTACCTATGACGATTCCATTCGCTCCGCGTTGGCTGAGAGCGACGTGCTCGCGCACGAATTGTTGAAGGCGGATGTGATCGTGGCCGGAGTAGCAGTCTATAATTTCGGGGTTCCCGCCCAACTCAAGGCATGGATCGATAATATTGTTCGCGTGGGTCTTACTTTCTCCGTGACCAACGGGGAAAAAGGCATGTTGGCTCCGGGAAAGCATTTGGTGATCGCGACCTCGGCAGGCTCGCGGGAAAGCGGCGATGTGGACAGCGGCGCCGATGCCGCCATTGCTGCGGTTAGGGAGCCCCTCTTTCATCTCGGCGTCTCGAAGATCGACGTGGTATCTGTTTATGGCGCCCTTTCGAAGAAAGACTATTTCGAAGCGTCTCTCGCTGCGGCATTCAAGAAAATAGACGTTTTAGTCGGTGATATTCAGAAAGAATTTTCATAACAAAATGTCCGGAGAGGAATTTTTTGTAAATAACAAGACATGTATCAGAATTTATCTGCCGGTTGCAGGCTCTGGTGATTTGCGAACACATCAAATTCCCCGATTAGATATATGAATTGATCACATTACAAGTTTTCGCGTTTTCACTGATGTTGCTATGGTGTATCGATAATCGAGGAAGAAAGGACGTGATTCGGGCTACGTTTTGTCGGTTTTGCGAGTCGCTAGAAGTCTTCAGAGTTAGGCGACGTATGTGTTTTCGATTGTTTCACCGGTAAATTCTTTTCGGAGAATAATATCTATAGCAAAATAATGTTGCGATATAATAACAAGATGTGACCGGCTATCAAAGCAGGAACGAATAGCCAGGTTCCTCGGAACAGCAATCACCCTCTCGTTGTTTTTTGTGGTTCAGGCGGACGTGATTATGCGGGTTCACTCTTCCCACGCCTGCCGCGTGACCGGCACGTTGTAAGCCAGAAGGGATTGAAAATGAGTAACGAACGTGTTGCGATCGAAGCGACCGTAAATAAATATATCAACGGTATCCGCGACACAGATCCAGATCTGGTCGCCAGCGCTTTTCATCCCCAAGCGGTGATGACCGGCCATTTCGGGGGAAAGTTTGTGATTATTCCAAACGCTGGCGCATTTGTTGCGGATTACATGCGCAAAGCGCCGCCGACGCATGAGACCAGCCCCAACTTTAAGGGCAAGATTGTGCGGGTTGATCATTACGGCACGCTTGCCGATGTTGCCATCGAGGAAAACGGGCTCGAGGGGAATGATATGCGCACTTTCTTTATCCTGCACAAGGTCGATGGAGAATGGCTGATCGCCCAGAAGGGTACTTGGAGCCCCGGGGGCGGGAGCTGACGAGAGTCTGGAGGGCCGGGTAGAATGAATATGGCAAGCGTGGCGACGACACTCTTCCGTGTGTCCGGTTCGAGCTGGACTGCTTATGTTGTATGCCCTCTGCTTCTGACGATTGGAGCCAGCGGACTGTTCGTGGCCCCCTTCGTTATCGAGGCGGCGTCTCGCATCTATAAGTTGTCGGACTTTGCGGGCGGCGGCATTGTCAGCGCTGAACTCGTTTTTTCAAGTTTTACCGCACTCGGGCTCGCAAACCGTTTTGCTCGCATGAATGTTCTCCGCGTGTGCTTGTGGGCATTGGCCATTACTGCTGTCGGCAATGTCCTTGCGTGTTTGTCCTATGGCGTCGAATGGTTTCTCGCATGTCGTATTGTTGTTGGTTTCAGCAGCGGTGTTCTCTACGCCACGGCATCATACTGGGCGGCGCAGCACCATGCCGGCGTGCGCGTGATGAGCGCTTCATTCATCGTCGCAAGCCTAGTTTACGGGATAGGCTTCCTCGTCTGGCCGTCGATTGTCGTCGAATATGGTTTTCTTTCGGTCTACGGGCCGCTGGGTGCGCTTTGCCTGATAGCGGTCGCGGCGTTGATCGCGTTGGACCAGCCTGTTCCTTCGCTCGTCGCCAATTTTGAGCAGCATGAACTGAAGCCCAGGCCGAGTTACGTGCTGTGGCTGTTGCTGCTGATGTGCGCTCTTGCCAACGGCGGTTTGGAGATGTTGTGGAGCTTCTCGGAAAGCGTGGCAGTGATAAGGCAGTTCGATGTACACACTGTTGGAATTATATTGGGTCTTTCTAGTATATTCAATATTTTTGGATCGCTATTCTCTGGCTTTTTCGACCGTCGGTTCGGGGTGACAACTCCTATCGCCTTCGGCGTCGCACTAGGCGCTGTGGCAGGTCTGGCGATCGGCACAAGCACGTCGATAACGTGGTTTGCAATTGGAATTTTCCTTTATGCGATATCGGCTTTTTTTGTTATGCCCTACCTTTTGAGCGCGGGCGCCGCGCTTGACAACAATGGCCGTGCGGTGACTCTCTCCGGTTTCGCTGTCTATTTCGCGGGCGCGGTTGGCCCCTTGCTGGGTGGAGTGATCGCCGATCAGATTGCGGTGCCTGCGGTAGGCTGGGCGAGCGCCGCCGCGTGCGTTGGCGCGGCGCTATGTGCGTTGCTCCTGCATTCGAATCTGGACTGAGCGAATGCTTTTGTCCCCGGATAGCGCTGAATGGACCAGGGTTATCGAAGATCGCGTAACCGAAGGTCACGCACCGGGAATCGTTGCGGTGGTTGAACGGGCGGGCGAGGCCACGATACATGCGTCGGGCTGGCGGGATCTTGCGACAGGCGCGCCGATGCGTCCCGACACGCTGTTCCGGATTGCCTCGGTCAGTAAGATTGTGACCGCCGTCGCCGCTCTGATGCTGGTTGATGATGATGCCTTGGGGCTGGACGAGGATGTGGTGCGCTGGCTCCCGGAACTCAAGAACCGCCGAGTGCTGCGGACCGCCAGTTCACCGCTTGCCGATACGGTGCCTGCGAATGGTCCCGTGACCCTGCGCGGGCTGCTCAGCCAGAGCTTCGGTCTGGGTTTCGATTATGCGGGACCGTCGAGCGTATCCCGCCGCCTGCAGGCGCTGCAAATCTCCGCGTTCAATTTCTCCGCGGACGGCGATGAATATATGCGTCGCGTGGGTTCGGTGCCGTTGCTCAGCCAACCGGGTGAGCGTTGGCTCTATCATGTCGGGATCGATATCGCTGGCGTCCTGATCGAGCGGATCACGGGCGAACGGTTGGGTGCGTTCATGCAGCGGCGGATTTTCATCCCACTCGGGATGCATGACAGCGGGTTTCAGCTTGACGCGATCCGTGAGCGGCGATTGGCGAGCCTCTATGTCGCTCAGGCTGGGCACTATTATCAGATTCCGGACACGCTGCCTCGCACGGAAGCGCGACCGATGGAGCAGGGTGGGTCGGAACTGATTTCCACGGCGTCGGATCTCGCCAAATTCGGGCGCATGCTGCTCGATGAGGGACTGTTTGCCGGGCGGCGTTTGCTCTCAGAGGAACTCGCTCGGGAGATGCGGCGCGACCATATTTCTGCCCGAGCCAAGCAGCGGTCCCCGCAGTTTCCAGGTTTCTGGGAGACTCTTGGCTGGGGGCTGGGTATTTGCGTTGTACAGGCGCCGAACTCTGTCGCATCCCATGCCGGTCGGTTTGGCTGGTGGGGAGGAACAGGCACCTCGCTGTTCTTAGATCCCGCCACCGACACTGTCATGGTCATGCTTTCTCAAAAGATGATCAGTGACATTTCGGATTCGGCGAATTCGGATGCCTTCATGCGTGCGGCCTTGGCAGAGCCGCGTAAGAAACTGTCAAACTAGGTCATGTTGACGGGTGTTCATGTAACTTTCGATCATTCCATTACATTACGAAAAGACGGCTAAAACTATGGTGAAAGTACAGCACGTAAACTCTTTCTATGCTGCGAGCGTCGCGACGCGGTTGATCGATTATCCTCGTCTGGACGGGGACATCCACGCCGATGTTTGCGTAATAGGCGGTGGCTTTGCCGGTTTGTCGACGGCACTTCATCTCGCGCGGAAGAACACGCGTGTTGTGCTGCTGGAACGCAATCGTGTGGGTTGGGGCGCCTCGGGCCGTAACGGTGGCCATATGGAAAGTCTGTTCGGACATGACCCGGATGATTTCGAGAAACCCGTTGGCCCGGCAAGGATCAACAGTATGTGGGAACTGAGCAGCGAGGCATGTCAACTGGTCGGTCAACTCATTGAGGCCAATGCCATTGACTGCGATATGCGCAGAGGCGTCGGCCATGTGGCCTACAAGGCGAAGCATTCTGAACACTTGCGCCTGGGCGCCGAAAAATTCGTCGCGCGCGGCCATCGCAAAAATGTGGTTTATTACGATCAGACCGAGCTGTCGAACCTGCTTGGTACTGAAAGATATTACGGCGGCTTTTTCGATATGGATATGGTCCATCTCAATCCGCTGCAATTCGCGATAGGCCTTGCAAAAGTGGTTCAACAGGCTGGCGTGCAAATATTCGAGGACACCGACGTCTCTTCCTACGACGCTTCAGGTCTGAATGTGGCGGTCAAGACGGGCGCGGGCATGGTCACCGCCGACAAGCTGGTGATCGCGACGAATGCCAATATCGACCGAATCGACCGGCATATCGCTCAGAAGATATTCAATGCCTATGCTTGGGTGATTGCGACCGAACCATTAGGGAGCGCACGCGCTGACGCCCTGATGAAGAAGCGGCTGGCCGTCAACGACACGCGCATGTTCATCGATTTCTATCGGTTGAGCGGTGATGATCGCCTGATCTTTGGCAGCGTCTCGCCGATCAACTTGAACACCGAGGAAAAACGCAAGCGTGTGCTGCGTGAGCGGATGCTGGCGATTTACCCGGAGCTCGGCGATGTGAGGATCGATTATGCCTGGGAAGGCAAGGGTGCGGCAGACCTGAAATTTTTGCCTCATATCGGCGAAGCCAATCCCAAGGTCTATTATACGCTTGCCTCCAATGTCGCCTGGTCCGTGCTGAACGGAAAGTTGATTTCCGAAGCGATGCATGGAGACCGGGAACGCTTCGACGTGGTCGCGGGGATTGAAACACCCGCCCTCCCCATTGGCGTCCGCGGGCGCGAGGCTCTTGTTGATGCTTATAAACTCTATGAGCGGGCGCTCGGTTAGACCGAAGTCCCTTCATTATCTGACGACTATTTGTAAAGGAATCGAGTATGGCAGCGGTGATCAACGCGGTTCTCGTCGGGGTTGGGCACATGGGTCGCCTCACCGCGAGGTATTTGCTGGAGAAAGGGATCAATGTTGTCGGCGTGGTGAGTCGGACCTCGTCCCAAGGAGAGGATATAGGCACGCTTGTCGGGCTGAAGACGCCGATCGGCGTGACCGTGAGCAACGATCTCGAGGCGATTCTGGCTAATGGCAATGCCGATATTGTCCTGGTGACAACCAGTTCGGATCTGAAATCTCTGCTGCCGATTGCTGAACGCGCCCTTTCCTGCGGGGTGAACGTCGCGACCATCTCGGAGGAGGCATTCTTCCCCGGAACCGCTGGCGAAATCGGCAAGAGGCTCGATGAAGTCGCTCGGGCCAACGGGGTTACGCTCGTGGCGACCGGTGTGCAGGATATATTCTGGCTCAATCTGCCCGCCATGGTGACCGGAGCCATGCACCGCATTGAGGAAATCCATTGCTGGTCGAACGTTAACCTTGATATCTACGGGCCCGCCCTTATCAGTCAGTACCCGGTTGGCCTCACGCCTGAAGAATACGCAAGGCAGGAAGCGGAAGGAGAGCCCAGGAGCTTGATCCCGTTTTCCGGCATCGCTCTGGAAGGACTAACAGCGAAGCTGGGATGGACGCCGACAGGGAGATCCGTCCGTCACGAACCGATCTATGCAGAGTGTGCGATAACTTCCGAAAGCCTTGGGCGGGCCATCTCGCCCGGGCACACCGTTGGTGTAACGGAAATTTACGAGATCGAAACCCGGGAGGGAATCAAACTCAGGATGGAATTTGTTGAAAAGGTGAACGGACCGGAAGAAACTGAAAAGATCGCCTGGACATTTAAGGGTGAACCGGAGCTTGGCGTCGTCGCCGATAGATTTCCCGGCATGGAAGTTACTTGCGCCACACTGGTGAACCGGATTCCAGCAATCCTCGCGGCGCCGGCTGGGTATATTTCGGCGGGCAGCCTTGCCGAAGCGGTCATCATGGGCTGAATGCGCGTGGAGACGAGGCCGTGATGTTGTCCACTGGACACAAGCTATGGGACGTTTTGGCTGGGGGAGGGGCGTCGCTCGTACCGGGTTTTTCGCGCGCCCGCACGGTCGAAAGCGACCTCGAATTGCCTTCTTCAGTCGATGTCGTGATCGTCGGAGGCGGCATCGTCGGCGTTTCTGCGGCTCTTTTCCTTGCCGAACGCGGTATTTCAGTCGCGGTATTCGAGAAAGGGGCGATTGCCTGCGAGGCGTCCGGTCGGAACCACGGACTGATCGAAGGCAAGCATCAGGATATGCGGCTCCAACCATTGATAGAACTGTCCAAGCAGCTTTGGCGCACACTCGACGCAACGACGGGCGAAAAAACTGGCTTTCGTGAGCACGACATCGTCGAATTCTTCAACAGCGAGGAAGACCTCGCCAAGGCGAGGCAGTGGCGCGATCAGGCGGCAGCCATCGGGTTAAACGCTCGAATAGCGCAAGGAAGTGATATTGACGCCTTCCTGCCGGGGGGCGCGGTAGCCTACCGATACGCACTCTATGCAGCGGGAGAAGGCGTCGCGGAACCGCAATGGGCGGCGCCTGCAGTCGCGAACGGCGCACGGAAGTATGGTGCGCTGATTTTTCAGCATTGCGCGGTGCGCGGATTGGAACGCCAAGGCAACGGCATTTGCGCGGCGGTCACCGAACGCGGCACGGTACGGACCCGGAAGGTCATCCTGGCAGGTGGAGTCTGGACACCAGCTTTTGTGCGAAGTCTGGGCCTCGGTGGTCTGCCCATGTTCGGTGGATATGCCTCGATCATGAGCTTGGCACCCTTCGACGGTGGGCCCGATTTTGTCGGCCTGCTGCCGCCCGTCATGGTGCGCCGGGAGATGGACGGAGGCTACTCGGTGGGCGCGATACAGGGTGTCGCTCCGATTCTGCCGAGCCAGTTCAGATATTTCCGCCAGTTGCTGCCCTTGTTGGCAGCCGGCCCATCCATCGTGCCGCGCTTGTCGCTCAGCAATTTCTGGCGTGATCTCACGACGCCGCGTGTCTGGCGTCTCGACCGGCCAAGTCCATTCGAGAATACTCGTGTTCTTCAGCCAGAGATTCAGCAGCGGCTTCTTGATCGGCTCCTGGTGGAACTACGCCGCCAGCGACCGGAGTTTGGGAAAGCGCAAGTACGAGAAGCATGGTCGGGCGCGTTGGTGAGCACGATCGACGATTTGCCTGTCTTGTCCGGAGTGGACGAGATTCCTGGCCTGTTCATCGGGACCGGTTTTACTTACGGCTTTACGATGGGGCCTGGAGCCGGTTCGATTCTTGCGAATCTCGTATTGGGGGAACCTCCAAGAATAGACATTTCTGCATTCAGTTTTTCACGATTCAGGCGGGAAAGGTAAGGTATGCCACCCAAGTGATCCTGTCTTCGCATGTGAATTATCCGGAATTATGCAGGAAATTATAAAAACTTATTGGTTTAATAGAGATTTTTTCCGCAATGACATATCAGTGAGCTTATGCTGGGAGCGGATTGATAATGGTGACGAAGGTTTCTGAGGTGCTTGTAACGAGCAAGACAACTGCTACCGGCTTTGACGAGGCCGCTTTTGCTGAGTTGTTGAGGATTATTAAGATTCGCCGCGATGAATTCAATGCGAATACCCATATTCCGCGTGAGGTTGTTGATCTGATGAAAACCGCGGGCTTCTATCGTGCCGCGGCGCCGGCCTGTTTTGGCGGAACAGGAGTGCCGCCACATTTGTTTCTTGAACGGATCGAGCGGATCGCTCAGGTCGATGGGTCTGCTTCTTGGGTGGCGGCCTTCGGCTCGGCGAATACCTACTATGCGGCGCTTCCTTATGAGGCACAGAAATATATTTATGCTGACGGTCCCGACCAGGTGTTCGCAGGAGGTCT
The Acetobacter aceti genome window above contains:
- a CDS encoding nuclear transport factor 2 family protein — translated: MTTDISVTQMVTNLTRRVENLEAEAAIRRIEARYMFLCDTPCPEAGVTNNAERIERILALYTEDAIWEGVGDYYKDQFGRCAGKVALRAHFQSFWKDEEESGLLLNVHYLTSEQIHVDGDEAEGQWVHCQPWIFRDGRSLLRSSRLNNLFRREDGVWKISRTRTENVFIAPLSSGWATSIPTKSVLMDT
- a CDS encoding FMN-dependent NADH-azoreductase, producing MTKTPLNILHVSSSPQPQRSGQQFGGSHSRELTGHFLDRWRQTRPDDLVVERDVGTNPPAAVTRNWLRGSFSDPATYDDSIRSALAESDVLAHELLKADVIVAGVAVYNFGVPAQLKAWIDNIVRVGLTFSVTNGEKGMLAPGKHLVIATSAGSRESGDVDSGADAAIAAVREPLFHLGVSKIDVVSVYGALSKKDYFEASLAAAFKKIDVLVGDIQKEFS
- a CDS encoding nuclear transport factor 2 family protein encodes the protein MSNERVAIEATVNKYINGIRDTDPDLVASAFHPQAVMTGHFGGKFVIIPNAGAFVADYMRKAPPTHETSPNFKGKIVRVDHYGTLADVAIEENGLEGNDMRTFFILHKVDGEWLIAQKGTWSPGGGS
- a CDS encoding MFS transporter; this translates as MNMASVATTLFRVSGSSWTAYVVCPLLLTIGASGLFVAPFVIEAASRIYKLSDFAGGGIVSAELVFSSFTALGLANRFARMNVLRVCLWALAITAVGNVLACLSYGVEWFLACRIVVGFSSGVLYATASYWAAQHHAGVRVMSASFIVASLVYGIGFLVWPSIVVEYGFLSVYGPLGALCLIAVAALIALDQPVPSLVANFEQHELKPRPSYVLWLLLLMCALANGGLEMLWSFSESVAVIRQFDVHTVGIILGLSSIFNIFGSLFSGFFDRRFGVTTPIAFGVALGAVAGLAIGTSTSITWFAIGIFLYAISAFFVMPYLLSAGAALDNNGRAVTLSGFAVYFAGAVGPLLGGVIADQIAVPAVGWASAAACVGAALCALLLHSNLD
- a CDS encoding serine hydrolase, with protein sequence MLLSPDSAEWTRVIEDRVTEGHAPGIVAVVERAGEATIHASGWRDLATGAPMRPDTLFRIASVSKIVTAVAALMLVDDDALGLDEDVVRWLPELKNRRVLRTASSPLADTVPANGPVTLRGLLSQSFGLGFDYAGPSSVSRRLQALQISAFNFSADGDEYMRRVGSVPLLSQPGERWLYHVGIDIAGVLIERITGERLGAFMQRRIFIPLGMHDSGFQLDAIRERRLASLYVAQAGHYYQIPDTLPRTEARPMEQGGSELISTASDLAKFGRMLLDEGLFAGRRLLSEELAREMRRDHISARAKQRSPQFPGFWETLGWGLGICVVQAPNSVASHAGRFGWWGGTGTSLFLDPATDTVMVMLSQKMISDISDSANSDAFMRAALAEPRKKLSN
- a CDS encoding FAD-binding oxidoreductase, with protein sequence MVKVQHVNSFYAASVATRLIDYPRLDGDIHADVCVIGGGFAGLSTALHLARKNTRVVLLERNRVGWGASGRNGGHMESLFGHDPDDFEKPVGPARINSMWELSSEACQLVGQLIEANAIDCDMRRGVGHVAYKAKHSEHLRLGAEKFVARGHRKNVVYYDQTELSNLLGTERYYGGFFDMDMVHLNPLQFAIGLAKVVQQAGVQIFEDTDVSSYDASGLNVAVKTGAGMVTADKLVIATNANIDRIDRHIAQKIFNAYAWVIATEPLGSARADALMKKRLAVNDTRMFIDFYRLSGDDRLIFGSVSPINLNTEEKRKRVLRERMLAIYPELGDVRIDYAWEGKGAADLKFLPHIGEANPKVYYTLASNVAWSVLNGKLISEAMHGDRERFDVVAGIETPALPIGVRGREALVDAYKLYERALG
- a CDS encoding Gfo/Idh/MocA family oxidoreductase codes for the protein MAAVINAVLVGVGHMGRLTARYLLEKGINVVGVVSRTSSQGEDIGTLVGLKTPIGVTVSNDLEAILANGNADIVLVTTSSDLKSLLPIAERALSCGVNVATISEEAFFPGTAGEIGKRLDEVARANGVTLVATGVQDIFWLNLPAMVTGAMHRIEEIHCWSNVNLDIYGPALISQYPVGLTPEEYARQEAEGEPRSLIPFSGIALEGLTAKLGWTPTGRSVRHEPIYAECAITSESLGRAISPGHTVGVTEIYEIETREGIKLRMEFVEKVNGPEETEKIAWTFKGEPELGVVADRFPGMEVTCATLVNRIPAILAAPAGYISAGSLAEAVIMG
- a CDS encoding FAD-binding oxidoreductase; translated protein: MAGGGASLVPGFSRARTVESDLELPSSVDVVIVGGGIVGVSAALFLAERGISVAVFEKGAIACEASGRNHGLIEGKHQDMRLQPLIELSKQLWRTLDATTGEKTGFREHDIVEFFNSEEDLAKARQWRDQAAAIGLNARIAQGSDIDAFLPGGAVAYRYALYAAGEGVAEPQWAAPAVANGARKYGALIFQHCAVRGLERQGNGICAAVTERGTVRTRKVILAGGVWTPAFVRSLGLGGLPMFGGYASIMSLAPFDGGPDFVGLLPPVMVRREMDGGYSVGAIQGVAPILPSQFRYFRQLLPLLAAGPSIVPRLSLSNFWRDLTTPRVWRLDRPSPFENTRVLQPEIQQRLLDRLLVELRRQRPEFGKAQVREAWSGALVSTIDDLPVLSGVDEIPGLFIGTGFTYGFTMGPGAGSILANLVLGEPPRIDISAFSFSRFRRER